The sequence below is a genomic window from Silvanigrella paludirubra.
TGGTACTTATGATATTGAAATGAAATATTAACAACATTGTTTTGGTGTATTATGTATAGAAATTTTTTGAAGCAAAATTATTACTATTTTTTTCTTTTTCTAATTGTAGCTGATGTTCTTATTATTTCAATTTCAGAATTTTTATCATCAATTCTTGTTTTAGATCAAGTATTAAATTTTACTCAAATTTTTAAAAATTTAATTGTTGTTTCAATTTTTATGTTTCCTTTTCTTTCTTATTTTGGAGTTTATTCTCCTTTTAGAAGAGCAAATTATATTCAGATTTGTAAGAAAATCATATTAGCGCATATATCTTTTTTTATTGTATTCTCCACAATTGTTTATCTTATAAATCAAAATACTTTTATTTTTAAAGTAACTTGGATTTCAGTTTTTGTCAGTATTTCCTTTTTCATGTTTATTTTTTCAAGATTGCTTTTATTAACTGTCCTAAGATTTTTAAGAAAAAGAAGTTTTAATACAAGATCGATTTTGATCATTGGTACTGGGGAAATGGCAGAAAAAATACATGTGCGATTCCTAGAATTTCTTTGGACAGGATATAGAGTAATTGGATTTATAAATCATGAACAATCTAATGAATTTGAACAAAAAAGTTTTAATGGTGTTCCGATATACAATAAACCAAAAGATCTATCTAAGTGGATTGAGGAACATTCTGTTGAAGAGATCTGGTTTGCTTTACCACTAAGTCTAGATGGTGAAATTAAAGATTTACTTTGGGAGTTACGGCATAAACCC
It includes:
- a CDS encoding undecaprenyl-phosphate glucose phosphotransferase gives rise to the protein MYRNFLKQNYYYFFLFLIVADVLIISISEFLSSILVLDQVLNFTQIFKNLIVVSIFMFPFLSYFGVYSPFRRANYIQICKKIILAHISFFIVFSTIVYLINQNTFIFKVTWISVFVSISFFMFIFSRLLLLTVLRFLRKRSFNTRSILIIGTGEMAEKIHVRFLEFLWTGYRVIGFINHEQSNEFEQKSFNGVPIYNKPKDLSKWIEEHSVEEIWFALPLSLDGEIKDLLWELRHKPIPKRYVPDMFALNVITSSIGQIEDIPILDLEDSRIIGKSIIIKDILDKSLALIILILISPLMIGIAIAIKVTSKGPIIFKQKRYGIYGNVFNVYKFRSMKMHTEKNIIQQAQKNDPRLTIIGGFLRRTSLDELPQFINVLQGKMSIVGPRPHAVSHNEYYKDLVTLYMQRHLIKPGITGLAQVNGSRGETDTVEKMQKRVDFDMDYIKNWSVFLDLKIIFLTIFKGFFNKNAY